In a genomic window of Candidatus Competibacteraceae bacterium:
- the bioC gene encoding malonyl-ACP O-methyltransferase BioC translates to MSELPVAEWAPSVGLPAKQRVRQAFDQAASTYDAAADVQREVCDRLAAYWQQSGIELEPDTVLDAGGGTGYGGRWLAERWPQARLALIDFAPGMLIAARMQASRALLVCADIEALPLPDRCCELYWSSLAWQWNDPRRCLQEAKRVLKSGGSALAVATLGADNFLELRHAFAAVDDYSHVLTVPPPERLLAECQSTHWRVRVWERKPVRRHYADLPSLLRSVKDVGAREVEQRRPAPLSRAAWRTITARYEQLREPAGLPLTYDAVWLIATR, encoded by the coding sequence ATGAGTGAGTTGCCCGTGGCCGAATGGGCTCCATCCGTCGGCTTGCCCGCCAAACAGCGCGTCCGTCAGGCCTTCGATCAGGCGGCGTCGACCTATGACGCCGCCGCCGACGTGCAACGAGAAGTCTGCGACCGGCTGGCGGCCTACTGGCAGCAAAGCGGGATCGAGCTCGAACCGGACACTGTTCTGGATGCGGGCGGCGGCACCGGCTACGGCGGGCGTTGGTTGGCGGAGCGCTGGCCGCAAGCGCGGCTCGCCTTGATCGATTTCGCGCCCGGCATGTTAATAGCCGCACGGATGCAGGCGTCCAGAGCGTTATTGGTGTGCGCCGACATCGAAGCCTTGCCGCTTCCCGACCGTTGCTGCGAGCTGTACTGGTCCAGCCTGGCTTGGCAATGGAACGATCCCCGGCGGTGCTTACAGGAGGCAAAACGGGTGCTCAAATCAGGCGGCAGCGCGCTGGCGGTCGCGACCTTGGGCGCGGATAATTTTCTCGAATTGCGCCACGCGTTCGCGGCGGTCGATGATTACTCGCATGTCTTGACCGTGCCTCCTCCGGAGCGCTTGCTGGCGGAATGCCAATCAACGCACTGGCGGGTGCGGGTTTGGGAGCGGAAACCGGTACGCCGGCATTATGCGGATTTGCCGAGCTTGTTGAGGAGTGTCAAGGACGTTGGCGCGCGCGAAGTCGAACAGCGTCGTCCCGCCCCGTTAAGCCGCGCGGCCTGGCGGACGATCACCGCGCGTTACGAGCAATTGCGGGAGCCGGCGGGCTTACCGTTGACCTATGATGCAGTCTGGTTGATCGCCACGCGCTAG
- the rimI gene encoding ribosomal protein S18-alanine N-acetyltransferase — protein MSALREPCVGRFRQMLPIDLKEILSIERRAYEFAWTEGIFRDCLRVGYQCRVLETPHSFIQAYGVMSVAVGEAHILNLCVRPELQGRGLSRQLLDHLLELAISLQAQTVFLEVRLSNQRALRLYASVGFCEVGLRRGYYPASKGREDGWVLAKEL, from the coding sequence ATGAGCGCCTTGCGGGAACCCTGCGTCGGTCGGTTTCGGCAGATGCTCCCTATCGACTTGAAGGAAATCCTGTCGATCGAGCGGCGTGCTTACGAATTCGCCTGGACCGAAGGCATTTTCCGGGATTGCCTTCGGGTCGGTTATCAATGCCGGGTTCTGGAAACCCCGCACAGCTTCATTCAAGCTTATGGAGTGATGTCGGTGGCGGTCGGCGAGGCGCACATCCTCAACCTCTGCGTGCGACCGGAATTGCAGGGACGTGGCTTGTCGCGCCAATTGTTGGACCATCTGCTGGAGCTGGCTATCTCCCTGCAAGCGCAAACGGTATTTTTGGAAGTGCGCCTTTCCAACCAGCGCGCTCTGCGGCTTTACGCCAGCGTCGGCTTTTGCGAGGTCGGCTTGCGGCGCGGCTACTACCCCGCCAGCAAGGGTAGAGAAGACGGTTGGGTGCTGGCCAAGGAGCTTTAA
- the bioD gene encoding dethiobiotin synthase — protein MPHAFFVAGTDTGVGKTHVTCALLRATRQRGLTAIGMKPIAAGVGADGANDDVTRLMAASSVSAPLEWINPFLYTPAIAPHIAAREAGRPIELAPIVRAFERLRQLADVVWVEGVGGFRVPLDERYDTADLAQRLALPVVLVVGMRLGCLNHALLTMEAIAGRSLRVAGWVANRIDPAMERFAANLESLEHRLAAPLLGVVPHDARFEQAARALDVSVLPDFGDLFPNSARGRRQ, from the coding sequence ATGCCGCACGCCTTCTTCGTCGCCGGCACCGACACCGGGGTCGGCAAAACCCATGTCACCTGCGCCTTGCTGCGCGCCACGCGGCAGCGGGGTTTGACGGCGATCGGCATGAAACCGATTGCGGCGGGCGTCGGAGCCGATGGCGCAAACGACGATGTGACGCGGCTGATGGCCGCCAGTTCGGTTTCGGCGCCGCTGGAATGGATCAATCCCTTTCTCTACACTCCCGCCATCGCCCCCCACATCGCCGCCCGCGAAGCCGGCCGACCCATCGAGCTCGCGCCGATTGTTCGAGCCTTCGAGCGGTTGCGTCAGTTGGCCGACGTGGTTTGGGTAGAGGGGGTTGGCGGGTTTCGGGTACCGCTCGACGAGCGGTATGACACGGCGGATTTGGCCCAACGGTTGGCTTTGCCGGTGGTGTTGGTGGTCGGGATGCGACTCGGCTGCCTCAATCATGCACTGCTGACGATGGAGGCCATTGCGGGCCGGAGCTTGCGTGTGGCCGGTTGGGTCGCCAATCGCATCGATCCCGCCATGGAGCGTTTTGCGGCGAATCTTGAAAGCCTGGAACATCGCCTCGCCGCGCCACTGCTCGGAGTGGTCCCCCATGACGCCAGGTTCGAGCAGGCCGCGCGCGCGCTCGACGTGTCGGTTCTACCCGACTTTGGCGATCTTTTTCCGAACTCTGCACGGGGTCGTCGCCAGTAG
- a CDS encoding cold-shock protein — protein MVTGTVKWFNESKGFGFITPDNGGEDLFAHFSAIQARGFKTLKENQKVSFDVTTGPKGKQATNIRPLDQS, from the coding sequence ATGGTCACTGGTACCGTCAAGTGGTTTAACGAATCGAAAGGCTTCGGCTTCATCACGCCCGACAACGGCGGAGAAGACCTGTTCGCGCACTTTTCAGCCATTCAGGCGCGCGGTTTCAAGACGCTGAAGGAAAATCAAAAAGTTTCCTTTGATGTGACGACCGGCCCCAAAGGCAAGCAAGCAACCAACATCCGCCCGTTGGATCAAAGCTGA
- a CDS encoding uracil-DNA glycosylase encodes MDEELRRRYLDALGIPLWLPRQPLAKQQAPSGAAVDPPPAVEADRATDSEPVTDESLADDDERALMDDDWGLSSEAGAGERAATPPADESREARIAHLEWSDLQATVRQCTACGLCHSRTQTVFGVGDRQAEWLVIGEAPGADEDRQGEPFVGRAGKLLNPMLQAIGLQREQVFITNILKCRPPENRDPTPAEAASCRPFLERQLALIQPRIILAVGRIAAQNLLNTDVPIGKLRSRIHHVGPEQLPLVVTYHPAYLLRSPREKRKAWDDLRLARRALSLPLKAT; translated from the coding sequence ATGGACGAGGAGCTGCGCCGCCGTTACCTGGATGCGTTGGGGATTCCGCTCTGGCTGCCACGCCAGCCTTTGGCGAAACAGCAGGCGCCGTCCGGCGCGGCGGTCGATCCGCCGCCCGCCGTGGAGGCCGATCGGGCGACTGATAGCGAGCCAGTTACTGATGAATCATTAGCCGACGATGATGAGAGGGCGCTGATGGACGATGATTGGGGACTGTCGAGCGAGGCTGGTGCTGGGGAGAGGGCGGCTACTCCGCCGGCTGACGAGAGCCGGGAAGCGCGGATCGCGCATTTGGAGTGGAGCGATTTGCAAGCAACAGTCCGACAGTGCACCGCTTGCGGTTTGTGCCATTCCCGCACCCAGACCGTGTTCGGCGTCGGCGACCGTCAGGCCGAATGGCTGGTGATCGGCGAGGCGCCCGGCGCTGACGAAGACCGGCAGGGCGAACCCTTCGTCGGTCGGGCTGGCAAGTTGTTGAATCCCATGTTGCAAGCCATCGGCTTACAACGCGAACAGGTCTTTATTACTAACATCCTCAAATGCCGCCCGCCGGAAAACCGCGACCCGACGCCCGCTGAAGCAGCCAGCTGTCGCCCGTTTCTGGAACGGCAGCTCGCCTTGATCCAGCCGCGGATCATTCTGGCGGTCGGTCGCATCGCCGCCCAAAACTTGCTGAATACTGACGTGCCCATCGGCAAATTACGCAGCCGAATCCACCATGTCGGGCCGGAGCAGCTCCCGCTCGTGGTCACCTACCATCCCGCTTATCTTCTGCGCTCGCCGCGCGAGAAGCGCAAAGCCTGGGATGATTTGCGCTTGGCGCGACGCGCCCTGAGCCTCCCTCTTAAAGCGACTTAA
- a CDS encoding 2-isopropylmalate synthase has translation MNQLIIFDTTLRDGEQSPGASMTKEEKVRIAKMLERMRVDVIEAGFPVASPGDFEAVRAVARAVKDSVVCGLARAADADIDRAGEALKDAAACRVHTFIATSPVHMKMKLRMEPDQVVERAVEAVRRARRWTDDVEFSAEDAGRSELDFLCRIVEAAIDAGARTINIPDTVGYNVPEQFAHTIRSLLERVPNADKAIFSVHCHNDLGLAVANSLAAVRAGARQVECTINGLGERAGNASLEEIVMAVRTRRDVFQLETGLDTTQIVPASRLVANITGFPVQPNKAIVGANAFAHESGIHQDGVLKHRETYEIMRAEDVGWSTNRMVLGKHSGRNAFRTRLEELGASFASEEDLNAAFARFKELADKKHEIYDEDLQALVTDTNLTAENERAQLRYLRVCSETGETPSAQVTLTVDGEERNATAEGGGPVDAAFKAIESILKTDTDLLLYSVNNITSGTDAQGEVTVRVAQGGRIFNGQGADTDIVIASAKAYINALNKVLQPSERAHPQLL, from the coding sequence ATGAACCAACTGATCATTTTCGACACCACGCTGCGCGACGGTGAACAAAGCCCCGGCGCGTCCATGACCAAGGAAGAAAAAGTCCGCATCGCCAAGATGTTGGAGCGGATGCGGGTGGATGTGATCGAAGCCGGCTTCCCCGTCGCCAGCCCCGGCGATTTCGAGGCGGTGCGGGCGGTGGCGCGAGCGGTCAAGGACAGCGTGGTCTGCGGGCTGGCCCGCGCCGCCGACGCCGACATCGACCGGGCCGGCGAAGCCTTGAAGGACGCGGCGGCCTGCCGGGTTCACACCTTCATCGCCACCTCGCCGGTCCACATGAAGATGAAATTGCGGATGGAGCCGGATCAGGTGGTGGAACGAGCGGTCGAGGCGGTGCGCCGCGCCCGGCGCTGGACCGACGACGTGGAATTCTCCGCCGAGGACGCCGGCCGTTCCGAACTGGATTTTTTGTGCCGGATCGTCGAGGCCGCCATCGATGCCGGGGCGCGTACCATCAACATCCCCGACACGGTCGGCTATAACGTCCCCGAGCAGTTCGCCCACACCATCCGCAGTTTGCTCGAACGGGTGCCGAACGCCGACAAGGCCATCTTTTCGGTGCATTGCCACAACGACCTGGGTCTGGCGGTCGCCAATTCGCTGGCGGCGGTGCGGGCCGGCGCGCGGCAAGTGGAATGCACTATCAACGGCCTCGGCGAACGGGCCGGCAACGCTTCCCTGGAGGAAATCGTGATGGCGGTGCGCACCCGCCGCGACGTGTTCCAGCTTGAAACCGGCCTCGACACCACCCAGATCGTGCCGGCCTCCCGCTTGGTCGCCAATATCACCGGCTTCCCGGTGCAGCCCAATAAGGCCATCGTCGGGGCCAACGCCTTCGCCCATGAATCCGGCATCCATCAAGACGGGGTGCTCAAGCATCGCGAAACTTACGAGATCATGCGGGCCGAGGACGTGGGTTGGTCCACCAACCGCATGGTGCTCGGCAAGCATTCCGGCCGTAACGCTTTCCGCACCCGCTTGGAAGAATTGGGTGCCAGCTTCGCTTCCGAGGAAGACCTGAACGCCGCCTTCGCCCGCTTCAAGGAGCTGGCCGATAAGAAACACGAGATTTACGACGAGGACTTGCAGGCGCTGGTCACCGACACCAACCTGACGGCGGAAAACGAACGGGCGCAACTGCGCTACCTGCGGGTGTGTTCGGAAACCGGCGAAACCCCGTCCGCTCAGGTCACGCTGACGGTGGACGGCGAAGAGCGCAACGCCACCGCCGAGGGCGGCGGGCCGGTGGATGCCGCGTTCAAGGCCATCGAAAGCATTCTGAAAACCGACACCGACCTGCTGCTGTATTCGGTCAACAACATCACCAGCGGCACTGATGCCCAAGGCGAAGTCACGGTGCGAGTGGCTCAGGGCGGGCGCATCTTCAACGGCCAGGGCGCGGATACCGATATCGTGATCGCCTCGGCCAAGGCTTATATCAACGCGCTGAACAAGGTGCTGCAACCGAGCGAGCGGGCGCACCCGCAATTGCTGTAA
- a CDS encoding adenosylmethionine--8-amino-7-oxononanoate transaminase: MSNREWLDRSRAAVWHPCTQMKQHASGALPLVPIARGEGAWLYDFDGRRYLDAIGSWWVNLFGHANPRINAALKDQLDRLEHVLLAGFTHSPAVELSERLAALTRGELGHCFYASDGSSAVEITLKMSFHYWRNSGQPEKNQFLCLAGGYHGETLGTLSVGDVGLYRDAYAPLLRPAFAVPSPDARAAKPRETATDVAIRAAAALETCLAEHHGTIAAFILEPLVQGAGGMVMYDPHYLRLARELCDRYRVHLICDEIMVGFGRTGTFFAHEQAGIRPDFLTLSKGLTGGYLPLSAVMTTERVYAAFYDDAVTQAFLHSHSYTGNPLACRAALATLDIFARDDVIARNRRFAKQFRALLAPLAKHPRVRHFRQCGMIWAVDIDTQDPEFRLRFYREALSREVLLRPLGTTVYFMPPYILNDEEAALLAERAVAALDAALP; this comes from the coding sequence ATGAGCAACCGTGAGTGGCTCGACCGCAGCCGCGCCGCCGTTTGGCATCCCTGCACCCAGATGAAGCAGCACGCCAGCGGCGCGTTGCCGCTGGTGCCGATCGCGCGCGGCGAGGGCGCGTGGCTGTACGATTTCGACGGCCGGCGCTATCTGGACGCGATCGGCTCGTGGTGGGTCAATCTGTTCGGCCACGCCAACCCGCGCATCAACGCCGCGCTCAAGGACCAACTGGACCGGCTGGAGCACGTCCTTCTGGCGGGTTTCACCCACTCGCCAGCGGTGGAACTGTCGGAGCGATTGGCGGCGCTGACCCGAGGTGAACTGGGCCATTGCTTCTACGCCTCGGACGGGTCGTCGGCGGTAGAAATCACCCTCAAGATGTCGTTCCACTATTGGCGCAACAGCGGCCAGCCTGAGAAAAATCAATTTCTGTGTCTGGCCGGCGGCTATCACGGCGAAACGCTGGGTACGTTGAGCGTGGGCGATGTCGGGCTGTATCGGGATGCCTACGCGCCGCTGTTGCGACCGGCCTTTGCGGTGCCTTCGCCCGATGCCCGCGCGGCGAAACCGAGGGAGACAGCGACCGATGTGGCCATTCGGGCGGCGGCGGCGCTAGAGACCTGTTTAGCGGAACACCATGGGACCATCGCCGCATTCATCCTTGAGCCGCTGGTTCAAGGCGCGGGCGGCATGGTGATGTACGATCCGCACTATCTGCGGCTGGCCCGCGAGCTGTGCGACCGTTACCGCGTCCATCTGATCTGCGATGAAATCATGGTCGGCTTCGGGCGCACCGGCACCTTCTTCGCCCACGAACAGGCCGGCATCCGTCCCGATTTTCTCACGCTGTCCAAAGGGCTGACCGGAGGCTATTTACCGTTGTCGGCGGTTATGACGACGGAGCGCGTTTACGCCGCTTTTTACGACGATGCCGTGACGCAGGCTTTTCTTCACTCCCATTCCTACACCGGCAATCCGCTGGCGTGTCGCGCGGCGCTGGCGACTTTGGATATTTTTGCCAGAGATGACGTCATCGCGCGCAACCGGCGGTTCGCCAAACAGTTCCGCGCGCTGTTGGCGCCCTTGGCCAAGCACCCGCGGGTACGCCATTTCCGTCAGTGCGGCATGATCTGGGCGGTCGATATCGACACTCAGGACCCGGAGTTTCGGCTGCGGTTCTATCGCGAAGCCTTGAGTCGCGAAGTGCTGCTGCGGCCCTTGGGGACCACGGTTTATTTCATGCCGCCCTACATTCTGAACGATGAGGAAGCGGCTTTACTGGCGGAGCGCGCGGTCGCGGCCCTGGATGCGGCCCTGCCATGA
- the bioF gene encoding 8-amino-7-oxononanoate synthase, producing the protein MIWEELETGLAGLATEGLLRRRRTLDAPCGPDAVVDGRRVVAFCSNDYLGLANHPAIVAAVREAAERWGVGSGASHVVSGHLRPHEELEERLAAFVGRERALYFTTGYLANLAIVPALVGRHDAVFADRLNHASLIDAALLARAEHVRYPHNDVDMLAARLAQSRARRKLILTDAVFSMDGDLAPLPALFALAERFDAWLVIDDAHGFGVLGPGGRGSSAHFGLPPSPRLILMGTLGKAAGVSGAFVAGDRRVVGWLMQRARPYIFTTAASPLLAAALLVSLDLIETGEERRVRLRRLIERLRSGLSGLPWRSPPSPTAIQPLLIGGNEEAVRLSERLFSRGLWVPAIRPPTVPAGTARLRISLSAAHSDGQIDALSAALHE; encoded by the coding sequence ATGATCTGGGAAGAACTGGAAACGGGCCTCGCCGGGCTGGCGACTGAGGGATTGCTGCGCCGTCGCCGTACCCTGGACGCGCCTTGCGGTCCCGATGCCGTGGTCGACGGCCGGCGCGTGGTGGCGTTTTGTAGCAACGATTATCTTGGTTTGGCCAATCACCCGGCCATCGTCGCGGCGGTTCGGGAAGCGGCCGAACGCTGGGGGGTGGGCAGCGGCGCTTCACATGTGGTGAGCGGTCATCTGCGCCCGCATGAGGAGCTGGAGGAGCGGCTGGCGGCTTTCGTCGGACGGGAGCGAGCGCTGTATTTCACGACGGGCTATCTGGCCAATCTGGCCATCGTGCCGGCGCTGGTGGGGCGCCATGACGCCGTTTTCGCCGACCGATTGAACCACGCTTCGTTGATTGATGCCGCCTTGCTGGCGCGCGCCGAGCACGTCCGCTATCCGCACAACGACGTGGACATGCTGGCCGCGCGCTTGGCGCAAAGCCGCGCCCGCCGCAAGCTGATTTTGACCGATGCGGTGTTTAGCATGGACGGCGATCTGGCGCCATTGCCAGCATTGTTCGCCTTGGCCGAACGCTTCGATGCTTGGCTGGTGATCGATGACGCGCACGGTTTCGGCGTGCTCGGCCCCGGCGGTCGCGGCAGTAGCGCCCATTTTGGGCTGCCGCCGTCGCCGCGCCTGATTCTGATGGGGACGCTCGGCAAGGCGGCCGGCGTGTCCGGCGCGTTCGTCGCGGGCGACCGGCGCGTCGTCGGTTGGCTGATGCAGCGGGCGAGGCCCTACATCTTCACCACGGCCGCCAGCCCGCTGCTCGCCGCCGCCTTGTTGGTCAGCCTTGATTTGATCGAAACGGGTGAGGAGCGGCGGGTGCGGCTACGCCGTCTGATCGAGCGTTTGCGGTCTGGGCTGTCGGGCTTGCCGTGGCGGTCGCCGCCGTCGCCGACGGCGATCCAGCCGCTGTTGATCGGGGGTAATGAGGAAGCCGTACGGCTGTCGGAGCGCTTGTTCTCGCGAGGTTTGTGGGTGCCGGCCATCCGGCCGCCGACGGTGCCGGCCGGTACGGCCCGCTTGCGGATTTCGCTTTCGGCGGCGCACAGCGACGGTCAGATCGATGCGCTCAGCGCGGCGCTCCATGAGTGA